A region of Bifidobacterium adolescentis ATCC 15703 DNA encodes the following proteins:
- a CDS encoding AMP-dependent synthetase/ligase, whose product MLREFVPEPAYSTTDDDTVYALLSRRAQKNPDDLIAQWQDDETRQWHDVTAGQMLARVRAVAKGLIGLGVKAGSMVVIYSPTCYEWGVVDFACAAIGAVSVPIYETDSAKQAASIVEEVEPVIAFAGDSAHTQTLEQIRDMHEGLRYVFNFKADGLDAVADFGEGVDDDTLDQVIARIKADDMLTIVYTSGSTGRPKGAMLSHRNFTHIVLNGYIILDEMLYQPNRLMLFLPLAHCFARYIQYVAIGGQGVVGYLPGAKHLLADLRSFKPTYLLGVPRVFEKVYNAASQKAGAGIRGRVFAKAFDHFVQWSKDEQDGGHHSMVARAEHSFFMSVVGKSIRSALGPNLKYLACGGAPLNVDLAHFFNGMDGITFIQGYGMTETAAPMIVNWQNANRVGSVGKPGPGMGVRTDDDGELQVMGPNVFLGYYKNPEKTAEVKMPDGWLRTGDLGAIDDDGFVYITGRKKDIIITAGGKNVSPAPMEDIIDTCPIVSHAVVIGDGKPFISALIELDPDMTRSWLSQQGLDADMSMKQVAENDAVRAFVQQYVEKANANVSRAESVRKFEILDEEFNQQDGTLTASLKVVRPKVLQRYADVIENVIYAPKPSNRPLPKTVQILDRTTETVKQASESMRQASESVSPKVRQAFDTMQERIKKQSDEPDDETAPSVEPSATKNNEER is encoded by the coding sequence ATGTTGAGAGAATTTGTACCAGAGCCGGCCTACAGCACCACGGATGATGACACGGTATATGCGTTGCTGTCGCGTCGTGCGCAGAAGAATCCGGATGATCTTATCGCACAATGGCAGGATGATGAGACTCGGCAATGGCATGATGTGACGGCAGGCCAGATGCTCGCTCGTGTGCGCGCCGTGGCGAAGGGCCTTATCGGTCTTGGAGTCAAAGCCGGAAGCATGGTGGTCATTTACTCTCCCACCTGTTACGAGTGGGGTGTGGTCGATTTCGCATGCGCGGCCATCGGCGCGGTAAGCGTTCCGATTTATGAAACCGATTCGGCCAAGCAGGCCGCTTCCATCGTGGAAGAGGTGGAGCCGGTTATTGCCTTCGCTGGAGATTCCGCCCACACGCAGACGCTCGAACAGATTCGTGACATGCATGAAGGGCTGCGTTACGTGTTCAATTTCAAAGCGGACGGTCTTGACGCGGTTGCCGATTTCGGAGAGGGCGTCGATGACGATACCCTTGATCAGGTCATTGCCCGGATCAAGGCGGACGACATGCTCACCATCGTTTACACATCGGGCTCCACGGGACGTCCGAAGGGTGCGATGCTGTCCCATCGCAACTTCACGCATATCGTGCTCAATGGCTACATCATTCTTGACGAGATGCTGTACCAGCCCAACAGGTTGATGCTGTTCCTGCCGTTGGCGCACTGCTTCGCCCGCTATATCCAATACGTGGCGATTGGCGGACAAGGCGTGGTCGGCTATCTGCCTGGAGCCAAGCATCTGCTCGCCGATCTGCGCAGTTTCAAACCGACGTATTTGCTTGGCGTGCCACGTGTGTTCGAAAAAGTGTACAACGCTGCCTCGCAGAAGGCCGGTGCGGGTATTCGCGGCAGGGTCTTCGCCAAGGCGTTCGATCATTTCGTGCAATGGTCCAAGGACGAGCAGGACGGGGGACATCATTCGATGGTGGCCCGAGCCGAGCATTCCTTCTTCATGTCCGTCGTCGGCAAGTCCATTCGTTCCGCGCTTGGTCCGAACCTGAAATATCTGGCATGCGGCGGCGCCCCGCTGAACGTCGACCTTGCCCACTTCTTCAATGGCATGGATGGCATCACGTTCATTCAGGGGTACGGTATGACGGAAACCGCGGCTCCGATGATCGTCAACTGGCAAAATGCGAATCGCGTCGGTTCCGTTGGTAAGCCCGGGCCGGGTATGGGTGTGCGCACCGATGATGATGGCGAGCTGCAGGTCATGGGCCCCAATGTTTTTCTTGGCTACTACAAGAATCCTGAGAAGACCGCTGAAGTCAAAATGCCTGATGGTTGGCTGAGGACCGGCGATCTGGGGGCCATCGACGATGATGGATTCGTGTATATCACCGGCCGCAAGAAGGACATCATCATCACAGCCGGAGGCAAGAACGTCAGCCCCGCCCCGATGGAGGACATCATCGACACCTGTCCTATCGTGTCCCATGCTGTGGTCATTGGCGATGGCAAGCCGTTCATCAGCGCTTTGATTGAACTGGATCCTGATATGACTCGTTCTTGGCTTTCCCAGCAGGGTCTTGATGCCGATATGTCCATGAAGCAGGTAGCGGAAAACGATGCCGTGCGCGCTTTCGTGCAGCAGTATGTCGAAAAGGCCAACGCGAACGTTTCCCGTGCGGAATCCGTACGAAAATTCGAGATTCTCGATGAGGAATTCAACCAACAGGACGGCACCTTGACGGCAAGCCTGAAAGTTGTTCGTCCCAAGGTGCTGCAGCGCTACGCAGACGTCATCGAAAACGTGATTTACGCGCCAAAACCCTCCAACAGGCCGTTGCCGAAGACCGTCCAGATTCTCGACCGCACCACCGAAACCGTCAAGCAGGCGTCGGAAAGCATGCGGCAGGCTTCTGAATCCGTCAGCCCGAAGGTTCGGCAGGCATTTGATACCATGCAGGAGAGAATCAAGAAGCAGTCCGATGAACCGGATGACGAGACGGCACCGTCCGTCGAGCCTTCCGCAACCAAGAACAACGAGGAGCGTTAA
- a CDS encoding GuaB3 family IMP dehydrogenase-related protein — protein MSQEIEIGLGKKGRLAYSLDDVSIVPSRRTRDPQDVSTSWQVDAYEFDVPVIGAPMDSVTSPATAIAMGKMGALGVLDLEGLWTRYDDPQPLLDEIAQLSADKATERIQQIYAEPIKPELIVERLHEIRDAGVTVAGALSPQRTQDYYSTVLEAGVDLFVIRGTVVSAEHVSKDHEPLNLKKFIYDLDVPVIVGGAANYTAALHLMRTGAAGVLVGFGGGAVSANRNTIGVHAPMATAIADVAEARRDYMDESGGRYVQVIADGGMGDSGSFVKAFALGADAVMLGSPLARASEAPGKGMHWGAEARHQTLPRGFRTNVGTVGSLQEVMFGPSHNADGTTNFVGALRRAMATTGYVDLKSFQRCPVTVASSH, from the coding sequence ATGTCTCAGGAAATTGAAATCGGTTTGGGCAAGAAGGGCCGTCTGGCCTATTCGCTGGACGATGTCTCCATCGTTCCCTCCCGTCGTACCCGTGATCCTCAGGATGTGTCCACCTCTTGGCAGGTCGACGCCTATGAATTCGACGTGCCGGTCATCGGCGCCCCGATGGATTCCGTGACCAGCCCGGCCACGGCCATCGCCATGGGCAAGATGGGCGCGCTTGGCGTGCTTGACCTAGAAGGATTGTGGACCCGCTATGACGATCCCCAGCCGCTGCTGGACGAAATCGCGCAGCTGTCTGCGGACAAGGCCACCGAACGCATCCAGCAGATTTACGCTGAGCCGATCAAGCCGGAACTCATCGTCGAACGTCTGCATGAGATTCGTGATGCCGGCGTCACCGTAGCCGGCGCGCTGTCTCCGCAGCGTACGCAGGATTATTATTCCACCGTGCTTGAGGCCGGTGTCGATCTGTTTGTCATTCGTGGCACCGTGGTGTCGGCGGAGCATGTCTCCAAGGACCATGAGCCCCTGAACCTTAAGAAATTCATCTATGACCTGGATGTCCCCGTCATTGTTGGCGGCGCGGCCAACTACACGGCTGCGTTGCATTTGATGCGCACGGGAGCCGCTGGCGTGCTTGTCGGCTTCGGTGGCGGTGCGGTATCCGCCAACCGCAACACGATTGGAGTGCACGCGCCGATGGCCACAGCCATCGCCGATGTCGCCGAGGCCCGCCGCGATTACATGGACGAATCGGGCGGACGCTATGTGCAGGTGATTGCCGACGGCGGTATGGGTGATTCCGGCAGCTTCGTCAAGGCATTCGCGCTGGGCGCCGATGCGGTGATGCTGGGCTCGCCTCTGGCACGCGCCTCCGAGGCTCCTGGCAAAGGCATGCATTGGGGCGCCGAGGCCCGCCACCAGACGTTGCCGCGCGGATTCCGCACTAACGTGGGCACCGTAGGTTCCTTGCAGGAGGTCATGTTCGGCCCGAGCCATAACGCCGACGGAACCACCAATTTTGTTGGGGCGCTTCGCAGAGCCATGGCCACGACCGGTTATGTCGATTTGAAGAGCTTCCAACGTTGTCCGGTTACGGTCGCTTCGAGCCACTGA
- a CDS encoding substrate-binding domain-containing protein, whose amino-acid sequence MILHRTIPAKRLLALLASVCMATAMGACSPNGDSQSQQQPSSQSSATADAGNVAIFAPTDSITISQQTPLSKWEKLVPEIVSSLKRTGVKSGDITVKTASNLDKQSQSVQDYVVNHINGTEHSSTKAKTTLVVAPVAEMPESDRQYGDYARHDITWNSDASDEDEQDYAQSAQRLVSALQLAQNEGMKVVLISNTLQGYAPDVYVPMTTAEQIGELQAKELVNKLELDKASSDAPKQIEVLLPYDAADGHDAKTDTSFAQNMFKGIWKVLEPYFKDGKAASPSETLTASTTKDDWRSVAFDSSKAEQIKSVLAERLDADKDDSHPVHLDGVISCNDYVAKNIADELDKLGYTGSSADINPSISISGIVDSITGKKDLKRQAVPDPAKTSSSDDDSDSDNKENAKWPIITGYGAYISSMPNIVNGKQWMTAMENRKALADDIAQTCVRLNTSGKLSKLGFIRSATVEGKKITTIHEETLAISADNLKKTLIEPGYISLADAGL is encoded by the coding sequence ATGATTCTGCATCGCACAATCCCGGCGAAACGTCTGCTCGCTCTGCTGGCATCGGTCTGCATGGCAACAGCCATGGGGGCCTGCTCGCCCAACGGTGATTCGCAATCGCAGCAACAGCCGTCATCACAATCCAGCGCAACAGCCGATGCCGGCAATGTGGCGATTTTCGCTCCGACAGACAGCATCACCATCTCTCAACAGACGCCATTGAGCAAATGGGAAAAACTCGTTCCCGAAATCGTGTCCTCGTTGAAACGGACCGGTGTCAAAAGCGGCGACATCACCGTGAAAACCGCTTCGAACCTCGACAAACAAAGTCAAAGCGTCCAAGACTATGTGGTGAATCACATCAACGGGACCGAGCATTCGTCCACGAAAGCCAAAACCACCTTGGTGGTGGCGCCTGTCGCCGAGATGCCGGAATCCGACAGGCAATACGGCGACTATGCACGGCATGATATCACGTGGAACTCCGACGCGTCGGATGAGGACGAACAGGATTATGCGCAATCAGCGCAACGGCTGGTTTCGGCGTTGCAGCTTGCGCAGAATGAAGGAATGAAGGTCGTTCTGATCTCCAATACGCTTCAAGGGTATGCGCCGGACGTGTACGTGCCGATGACCACGGCCGAGCAGATTGGAGAACTGCAAGCCAAAGAGCTCGTCAACAAGCTCGAGCTCGACAAGGCATCGTCCGATGCCCCCAAGCAAATCGAGGTACTACTCCCCTACGACGCGGCCGACGGACATGATGCCAAAACGGACACGTCCTTCGCCCAGAACATGTTCAAAGGCATCTGGAAAGTGCTCGAACCGTATTTCAAGGACGGCAAAGCGGCATCTCCTTCCGAGACGCTCACCGCTTCGACCACCAAGGATGACTGGCGGTCCGTGGCATTCGATTCGTCAAAAGCCGAACAAATCAAATCGGTGCTTGCCGAACGTCTCGACGCGGACAAGGACGATTCGCACCCTGTCCACCTTGATGGCGTCATCTCCTGCAACGACTATGTGGCGAAGAACATCGCCGACGAGTTGGACAAACTCGGCTACACAGGTTCCTCAGCCGATATCAACCCTTCCATCTCAATCTCCGGCATCGTGGACAGCATCACGGGCAAAAAAGACCTGAAACGGCAGGCAGTGCCTGACCCTGCGAAGACGTCGTCATCGGATGACGACAGCGATTCCGATAACAAGGAAAACGCAAAATGGCCGATCATCACCGGCTATGGGGCCTATATCAGTTCCATGCCGAACATCGTCAACGGCAAGCAATGGATGACCGCCATGGAGAACCGCAAGGCGTTGGCCGATGACATCGCGCAGACATGCGTGCGACTGAACACTTCGGGCAAACTTTCCAAACTCGGTTTCATCCGTTCCGCAACGGTCGAGGGGAAGAAAATTACGACCATCCATGAGGAGACATTGGCGATCAGCGCCGACAATCTCAAGAAAACGCTGATTGAACCCGGCTACATTTCGCTGGCGGATGCGGGCCTATGA
- a CDS encoding NADP-dependent isocitrate dehydrogenase, which translates to MAKIKVEGKVVELDGDEMTRVIWKDIKNRLILPYLDVDLDYYDLGIENRDATDDQVTVDAAKAIQREHVGVKCATITPDEARVKEFGLKKMWKSPNGTIRNILGGTIFREPIVMSNVPRLVPGWTKPIVVARHAFGDQYKATDFKVPGAGTLTVTFTPEDGSEPIEHVVYNYGPDGGVAQVQYNVNDSIRGFARACFNYGLMRGYPVYLSTKNTILKAYDGQFKDTFAEVFENEYKDKYEAAGLTYEHRLIDDMVASSLKWHGGYIWACKNYDGDVQSDSVAQGFGSLGLMTSVLMTPDGQTVEAEAAHGTVTRHYRRWQKGEKTSTNPIASIFAWTGGLKHRADLDNTPEVKHFAETLEKVIISTVEGGQMTKDLAMLIGPDQPWLDTEGFMNALDENLAKALAE; encoded by the coding sequence ATGGCCAAAATCAAGGTCGAAGGCAAAGTCGTCGAACTCGACGGCGACGAGATGACCCGTGTCATCTGGAAAGACATCAAGAACCGTCTGATCCTGCCGTACCTCGACGTGGATTTGGATTATTACGATCTGGGCATCGAAAACCGCGACGCCACCGACGATCAGGTGACCGTCGACGCGGCGAAGGCCATCCAGCGCGAACATGTCGGCGTCAAATGCGCCACCATCACCCCGGACGAGGCGCGCGTCAAGGAGTTCGGCCTCAAGAAGATGTGGAAGTCCCCCAATGGTACCATCCGCAACATTCTCGGCGGCACCATCTTCCGCGAGCCAATCGTCATGAGCAATGTGCCTCGCCTGGTCCCGGGATGGACCAAGCCGATCGTCGTGGCACGTCACGCCTTCGGAGACCAGTACAAAGCCACTGATTTCAAGGTTCCGGGAGCCGGCACCCTCACCGTAACCTTCACTCCGGAAGACGGCTCCGAGCCGATTGAGCACGTCGTTTACAATTATGGCCCTGACGGCGGAGTTGCCCAGGTGCAATACAACGTGAACGATTCCATCCGAGGTTTCGCACGCGCCTGCTTCAACTATGGTCTGATGCGCGGCTATCCGGTGTACCTGTCCACCAAGAACACGATTCTCAAGGCGTACGACGGCCAGTTCAAGGATACGTTCGCCGAGGTGTTCGAAAACGAATACAAGGACAAGTACGAGGCGGCTGGCCTGACCTACGAGCACCGACTCATTGATGACATGGTGGCAAGCTCCCTCAAGTGGCATGGCGGCTATATCTGGGCTTGCAAGAACTACGATGGCGACGTGCAGTCGGATTCCGTCGCACAGGGATTCGGCTCCCTTGGCCTAATGACCTCCGTGCTGATGACTCCCGACGGGCAGACCGTCGAAGCCGAAGCCGCGCACGGCACCGTGACCCGCCATTATCGCCGTTGGCAGAAGGGTGAAAAGACCTCGACCAATCCGATCGCCTCCATCTTCGCATGGACCGGCGGTCTGAAGCATCGCGCCGACCTTGACAACACTCCGGAAGTCAAGCATTTCGCCGAAACTTTGGAGAAAGTCATCATCTCCACCGTCGAAGGCGGACAGATGACCAAGGATCTGGCCATGCTCATCGGACCGGACCAGCCTTGGCTCGATACCGAGGGTTTCATGAACGCCCTCGACGAGAATCTGGCAAAGGCTCTGGCAGAGTAA
- a CDS encoding peptide deformylase: MAIREIRVVPDPVLRTPCDPIKEITPAVRHLVQDLLDTVDDPGRAGLSANQIGVSLRAFSYNIDGKIGYVLNPVLEEASGEQYGDEGCLSVPGLWYKTRRADYARVRGIDLDGKPVVLEGHGIMGRMLQHETDHLDGHVYLDRLEKEERREAMRYMRTHRK, translated from the coding sequence TTGGCAATCCGTGAGATTCGAGTCGTACCTGATCCAGTGCTGCGCACCCCATGCGATCCCATCAAGGAGATCACGCCCGCGGTGCGCCATCTGGTGCAGGATTTGTTGGATACCGTTGATGACCCGGGACGCGCCGGATTGTCCGCCAACCAAATCGGCGTGAGTCTGCGTGCGTTTTCCTACAATATCGACGGCAAAATCGGCTATGTGCTTAACCCGGTGTTGGAGGAGGCCAGCGGAGAGCAATATGGCGATGAAGGCTGCCTTTCCGTTCCAGGATTGTGGTACAAGACTCGTCGCGCCGATTATGCTCGCGTGCGGGGCATTGATCTGGACGGCAAGCCGGTAGTGTTGGAAGGCCATGGCATCATGGGCCGCATGCTGCAGCACGAGACTGATCATTTGGACGGTCACGTCTATCTTGATCGTCTGGAAAAGGAAGAACGCCGCGAGGCGATGCGTTACATGCGCACCCATCGCAAGTGA